The Oxalobacteraceae bacterium OTU3CINTB1 genome includes a window with the following:
- a CDS encoding phosphate acetyltransferase, giving the protein MNASTRQQSTHPNYDRLIAAARSAGPVTVAVAHPCDRNALEAALDAADMGLIKPILVGPQARIRQAADAAKFDISALTLIDTPHSHASAARAVELVREGKAQALMKGSLHTDELMGAVVAADTGLRTARRLSHCFIMDVPGRGEPLIITDAAVNINPGLAEKVDIVQNAIDLALVLKFDPVKVAILAAVETVSAKMPSTIDAAALCKMADRGQITGAILDGPLAMDNAIDPEAAAIKNLVSPVAGQANVLIAPDLEAGNMLAKSLTFMAGAGAAGIVLGARVPIILTSRADSVEARLASCAVAVLLVHSKAALVAATGV; this is encoded by the coding sequence ATGAATGCATCGACCCGGCAGCAATCCACGCACCCGAACTACGACCGTCTGATCGCCGCCGCCCGCAGCGCCGGCCCGGTGACGGTGGCAGTCGCCCATCCATGCGACCGCAACGCACTGGAGGCGGCGCTGGATGCGGCCGACATGGGGTTGATCAAGCCGATCCTGGTTGGACCGCAGGCGCGCATCCGCCAAGCCGCCGACGCGGCCAAGTTCGACATCTCCGCGCTAACCCTGATCGATACACCGCACAGCCACGCGTCGGCCGCGCGCGCGGTGGAGCTGGTGCGCGAGGGCAAGGCGCAGGCGCTGATGAAGGGCAGCCTGCACACCGATGAACTGATGGGCGCCGTGGTGGCCGCCGACACGGGCCTGCGCACCGCGCGGCGCCTGAGCCACTGCTTCATCATGGACGTGCCGGGACGCGGCGAACCGCTGATCATCACCGACGCCGCCGTCAACATCAATCCGGGTCTTGCCGAGAAGGTCGACATCGTGCAAAACGCGATCGACCTGGCGCTGGTGCTCAAATTCGATCCGGTCAAGGTGGCGATCCTGGCCGCCGTCGAGACGGTGAGCGCCAAGATGCCGTCCACCATCGACGCGGCGGCCTTGTGCAAGATGGCCGACCGGGGACAGATCACCGGCGCCATCCTCGACGGCCCGCTGGCGATGGACAACGCCATCGATCCGGAGGCGGCGGCGATCAAGAACCTGGTGTCGCCGGTGGCGGGGCAGGCCAATGTGCTGATCGCGCCGGATCTGGAGGCGGGCAATATGCTGGCCAAAAGCCTGACCTTCATGGCCGGCGCCGGCGCGGCCGGCATCGTGCTGGGCGCGCGCGTGCCCATCATCCTGACCAGCCGCGCCGATTCGGTGGAGGCGCGTCTGGCATCGTGCGCGGTGGCGGTGCTGCTGGTGCACAGCAAGGCGGCCTTGGTCGCCGCCACCGGAGTCTGA
- a CDS encoding acetate/propionate family kinase codes for MAPNDSIVVINAGSSSIKFSLFDGPSLQPALRGKIENLYAGVTRFIAQDAQGAKVGERSWADAPIDHEAGMRFLIDFAQTHLDGRRVAAVGHRIVHGGVACSGPQLLDRTVVTELDKLVPLAPLHLPHNLAPVRSMMALAPDVPQVGCFDTAFHVGQPAQAQAFALPPRITDLGIRRYGFHGLSYEYIASRLPQADPGLAGAKVVAAHLGNGASMCAMSAGRSVASTMGFTAVDGLPMGTRCGDLDPGVVLYLIEELGMDVASVQKLLYQESGLLGVSGISADMRTLEASDDPRARTAIDLMVYRIGRELGSLAAALGGLDALVFSGGIGENSVALRAAVCRDAAWLGVALNGAANDANPRGVARISAAGSKVAVWVVPANEELMIARHTLAVLEDA; via the coding sequence ATGGCGCCCAACGATTCGATCGTCGTCATCAACGCCGGTTCATCCAGCATCAAGTTCTCGCTGTTCGACGGTCCGTCGCTGCAACCGGCGCTGCGCGGCAAGATCGAGAACCTGTATGCCGGCGTCACACGATTTATCGCACAGGATGCACAGGGCGCGAAGGTTGGCGAACGTAGCTGGGCGGATGCGCCTATCGATCACGAGGCCGGCATGCGCTTCCTGATCGACTTCGCGCAGACGCATCTCGATGGCAGGCGCGTGGCGGCCGTCGGGCATCGCATCGTGCATGGCGGCGTCGCCTGCAGCGGGCCGCAGCTGCTGGATCGAACCGTGGTGACGGAGCTGGACAAGCTGGTTCCGCTGGCGCCGCTGCACTTGCCGCACAACCTGGCGCCGGTGCGGTCGATGATGGCGCTGGCGCCCGACGTGCCGCAGGTGGGCTGCTTCGACACCGCCTTCCATGTCGGCCAGCCGGCGCAGGCGCAGGCGTTCGCGCTGCCGCCCCGGATCACGGATCTGGGCATCCGCCGTTACGGTTTCCACGGCCTGTCCTACGAATATATCGCCAGCCGCCTGCCGCAGGCGGACCCCGGCCTGGCCGGCGCGAAGGTGGTGGCCGCGCATCTGGGGAACGGCGCCAGCATGTGCGCGATGTCGGCCGGGCGCAGCGTCGCCAGCACGATGGGTTTTACCGCCGTCGACGGCCTGCCGATGGGCACTCGCTGCGGCGACCTCGATCCGGGTGTGGTGCTGTATTTGATCGAGGAACTGGGCATGGACGTGGCGTCCGTCCAAAAACTGCTGTACCAGGAATCGGGCCTGCTGGGCGTATCCGGCATCTCGGCGGATATGCGTACGCTGGAGGCCAGCGACGATCCGCGCGCCAGGACCGCGATCGACTTGATGGTCTACCGCATCGGCCGCGAACTCGGTTCGCTGGCTGCAGCACTGGGAGGGCTGGATGCGTTGGTGTTCTCGGGTGGCATAGGCGAAAACAGCGTCGCGCTGCGCGCCGCCGTCTGCCGCGACGCCGCCTGGCTGGGCGTGGCGCTGAACGGGGCCGCCAACGACGCCAATCCGCGCGGCGTGGCGCGTATCAGCGCCGCCGGCAGCAAGGTGGCGGTGTGGGTGGTGCCGGCCAACGAGGAACTGATGATCGCCCGCCACACGCTGGCGGTGCTGGAGGATGCATGA
- the fabI gene encoding enoyl-ACP reductase FabI: MNTETVFPILAGKRALVVGVANEHSIAWGCALAFRKAGADVVLTYLNDKALPHVAPLAAQIDAQLLPLDVTQPGQLEALFATLAVHGKLDILVHSIAFAPKSDLQGGLLDCSLDGFLQAMDVSCHSFVRMARLATPLMTDGGSMFAMSYHGANKVVPNYNVMGPVKAALEASCRYLAYELGPRGIRVHAISPGPLKTRAASGLKDFDRLLNEAVERAPLGELVDIDDVGATCAFLATPYAHRLTGSTVYVDGGLNIVG, from the coding sequence ATGAATACCGAAACTGTGTTTCCCATTTTGGCCGGCAAGCGCGCCCTGGTGGTCGGCGTGGCAAACGAGCACTCGATCGCCTGGGGCTGCGCGCTGGCGTTCCGCAAGGCGGGCGCCGACGTGGTGCTGACCTATCTGAATGACAAGGCGCTGCCGCATGTGGCGCCGCTGGCGGCGCAGATCGACGCGCAGCTGCTGCCGCTGGACGTGACGCAACCTGGCCAACTCGAAGCGTTGTTCGCGACGCTGGCGGTGCACGGCAAGCTCGATATCCTGGTCCACTCGATCGCGTTCGCGCCCAAGTCGGATTTGCAGGGCGGCTTGCTTGATTGTTCGCTCGATGGTTTTCTGCAGGCGATGGACGTGTCGTGCCACTCGTTCGTGCGGATGGCCAGGCTGGCGACGCCGCTGATGACGGACGGCGGCTCCATGTTCGCGATGAGCTATCACGGCGCCAACAAGGTGGTGCCCAACTATAACGTCATGGGGCCGGTGAAGGCGGCGCTGGAGGCGTCATGCCGCTATCTGGCCTATGAGCTGGGACCGCGCGGCATCCGGGTGCACGCGATTTCGCCGGGGCCGTTGAAAACCCGCGCGGCGTCCGGCCTGAAGGATTTCGACCGCTTGCTGAACGAGGCGGTGGAACGCGCGCCGCTGGGCGAGTTGGTCGACATCGACGATGTCGGCGCCACCTGCGCGTTTTTGGCGACGCCTTACGCGCACCGGCTCACCGGAAGCACCGTGTATGTCGACGGCGGCCTGAATATCGTCGGCTGA
- a CDS encoding patatin-like phospholipase family protein: protein MQKITLLLCCVGLQLLQSARAQEGTPAAPPSVRPKVALVLSGGGARGGAHLGVLKILEDLRIPVDMIVGTSAGAIVGGAYASGMPLADIEREMQTLSTANLFHDVARRDLSIARKADNAGAYVGPEIGVGHGGVALPKGAVAGVALEAVLRRLTARQTATNFDHFPIPFRAIATDVSDGQMIVLADGNLAQAVRASMAIPAAINPVEIDGRLLVDGGIARNLPVDVARAMGADVVIAVNIGTPLLRRDEITSVLSMSDQMTRMLTNTNVQVSLRELSDKDVLITPNLAAIQAASFDLLKEAEAQGLEAARAATPELRRYALSPDDYALLASHRSGEPAPKGVLLKEVRIAGARRVPADALRGTMESQPGQLFDPAVAERDMRRLYGRGDFEHVGYAVTPLHDGSHVMTTTVTERSWGPQYLRLGLGVSTDFEGDSFFSLRASHRWTWLNSLGAEWRNEVEIGHTDRLGTEWRQPLTPAQRLFATVYLAGERTPLDVYTKGDRLARYRRESVTAGTDIGVPLAEWGEARIGYSRGHARLLADTSLLPTLLYPSARTAAIQARLRADTLDNLAFPRSGFEADVQVYSSRTGLGASSSYDKLSFSARTAVATGPHSLQGGVEVQRKMGGNPLPDHELIAFGGFLKLSGYRTGELLGNSLHYGRLVYNYRISRPGLLDGAYIGLSAELGRMGETLDSVDGVQNVRSNALYVAIDTPLGPIYLGAGRASRNKTALYLLIGKP from the coding sequence ATGCAAAAAATCACCCTGCTGCTTTGCTGCGTTGGCTTACAACTTCTCCAGAGCGCCCGCGCGCAGGAGGGGACGCCCGCCGCGCCACCGTCCGTCCGGCCCAAGGTGGCACTGGTGCTTTCCGGCGGCGGCGCGCGCGGCGGCGCCCACCTCGGCGTGCTCAAAATCCTTGAAGACCTGCGGATTCCGGTCGATATGATCGTCGGCACCAGCGCCGGCGCCATCGTCGGCGGCGCCTATGCCAGCGGCATGCCGCTGGCCGATATCGAGCGCGAGATGCAAACCCTCAGCACCGCCAACCTGTTTCACGACGTCGCCCGGCGCGATCTGTCGATCGCCCGAAAGGCGGACAACGCCGGCGCCTATGTCGGACCGGAGATCGGCGTCGGCCACGGTGGCGTGGCGCTTCCCAAGGGCGCCGTGGCCGGCGTGGCGCTGGAAGCGGTGCTGCGGCGGCTGACGGCGCGCCAGACGGCGACCAACTTCGATCACTTCCCCATTCCCTTCCGCGCCATCGCCACCGATGTCAGCGACGGCCAGATGATCGTGCTTGCCGACGGCAATCTGGCGCAGGCGGTGCGCGCCAGCATGGCGATACCGGCGGCGATCAACCCGGTGGAAATCGACGGCAGGCTGCTGGTCGACGGCGGCATCGCGCGCAACCTGCCGGTGGACGTGGCCCGCGCCATGGGCGCCGACGTGGTCATCGCGGTCAATATCGGCACGCCGCTGCTCCGGCGCGACGAGATCACGTCGGTGCTGTCGATGTCGGACCAGATGACGCGCATGCTGACCAACACCAACGTGCAGGTGTCGCTGCGCGAGCTCAGTGACAAAGATGTGCTGATCACGCCCAATCTGGCAGCGATCCAGGCGGCCAGTTTCGACCTGCTCAAGGAAGCCGAGGCCCAGGGGCTGGAAGCGGCCCGCGCGGCGACGCCGGAACTGCGGCGCTACGCGTTGAGCCCCGACGACTATGCCCTGCTGGCGAGCCATCGCAGCGGCGAACCAGCGCCCAAGGGGGTGTTGCTCAAAGAGGTACGCATCGCCGGCGCCCGGCGCGTGCCGGCCGATGCGCTGCGCGGCACAATGGAATCCCAGCCCGGCCAATTGTTCGATCCGGCCGTCGCCGAACGCGACATGCGCCGCCTGTATGGGCGCGGGGACTTCGAACATGTCGGCTATGCCGTTACGCCGCTGCACGACGGCAGCCACGTGATGACGACCACCGTCACCGAAAGGTCCTGGGGGCCGCAGTACCTGCGCCTCGGATTGGGTGTGTCGACCGACTTCGAAGGCGATTCCTTCTTCTCGCTGCGGGCTTCGCACCGCTGGACGTGGCTCAATTCCCTCGGCGCCGAGTGGCGCAACGAGGTGGAGATCGGCCACACCGACCGGCTGGGCACCGAATGGCGCCAGCCGCTGACTCCGGCGCAGCGCCTGTTCGCCACCGTCTACCTGGCCGGCGAACGCACGCCGCTTGACGTCTACACCAAAGGCGACCGGCTGGCGCGCTACCGTCGCGAGTCGGTCACCGCCGGCACCGACATCGGCGTGCCGCTGGCGGAATGGGGCGAGGCCAGGATAGGCTATTCGCGCGGCCACGCAAGGCTGCTGGCCGATACGAGCCTGCTCCCCACCCTGCTCTATCCCAGCGCCCGCACCGCCGCCATCCAGGCCCGACTGCGCGCCGACACGCTGGACAACCTGGCCTTCCCGCGCTCAGGCTTCGAGGCCGATGTGCAGGTGTACTCGTCGCGCACGGGCCTGGGCGCGAGCTCCAGCTATGACAAGCTGTCGTTCTCGGCGCGCACCGCCGTCGCGACCGGGCCGCACTCGCTTCAGGGCGGCGTCGAAGTACAACGCAAAATGGGCGGCAACCCGCTGCCCGATCATGAGTTGATCGCGTTCGGCGGTTTCCTCAAGCTATCCGGATACCGCACCGGCGAACTGCTCGGCAACAGCCTGCATTACGGGCGGCTGGTTTACAACTACCGCATCTCGCGCCCCGGCCTGCTTGACGGTGCCTACATCGGCTTGTCGGCGGAACTGGGACGGATGGGCGAGACGCTCGATTCGGTCGACGGCGTACAGAACGTGCGCAGCAACGCGCTATACGTCGCCATCGACACGCCGCTCGGGCCGATCTATCTGGGCGCCGGCCGCGCCTCGCGCAACAAGACGGCCTTGTATCTGTTGATTGGCAAACCCTAG